The genomic region ttccctccttccttcttttgCTCCAGGTGTCCCCTACTCCTACCGCTTCCTTTCCTCAACAACTGCCCCCCCCCTGCATTGGTCACCAAGTTTCACTGTTGCTTATCTCTCCTTTCAGCCAGCCTTCTGGTGCCTGGTGCAGATCTGTGAGCACTACCTGCCTGGCTACTACAGCCCTAAGATGGTGAGATATGTAGGGAACAGGGTACATTTGAGGGGGGAATCTTTCCATAGGAACAGGAACTGAGCAGCTGTGAGGTGACAGGATTCACTTGGATCTAAGAAgccagagccatgaatgagggaCTTTTCGCACCCCAGGCTGAGCTGTGCATTATCCTTTAAGTAAAATGGGAAGGGAGAAACTGGGAATTTGGGGGGATGGTATGTGGGGCATAAGGCTCAGATATTAGTAGAGCCGCCAATTTTTTCCTATTTGAAATTCAACAAGCACATCTTTTCCCAGCATGGGTAATTGGGAAAGGTGTCACTAGTTAAATTTCTGCTCGTCACAGAGCTGCAAAAAGAACAGGAGCTCTACTAGAGAAAAGGGCAACTGTTGAcattggactttttttttttggtaaatgagTAGTACATCCTGCAGGATATGGGAAGTggtttttgtggttcatgggagTATGAAGGGTGACTAAGGATATGTAACAAACTGTGTTGCacataaagatttgggatttctcaCTCTTTAGCAAAACCTTCGATTCCTCACCCATGATAGGTGTTAATAACATAACTAGGGAATGGTCTCTGCACTTTTCTCAATTAGATTTGAAATAGTTACATTTCACAACCCCTTGACCTGCTGTTTGTTCCTTTCTTTCCCCTACATAAAATGACTGCATAGTGAGGATCCACTCGTTGCATCTAAATAAGTGGGCTCTccttcacaaaagcttatgctggaattaaATTGCATTTGCCCCCTATTTGTGGTGTTAAGTGTGATGCTTTCACACCTTCTTTTGCAGGAGGCACTGCTATTGGACAGTGAAGTGTTTGTTGCCCTCCTGCATCGTGTGTGCCCCCGGGCATATAAACACTTGCAAAAGCATGGAGTGGGGCCTTTGCTCTATGTGCCTGAGTGGTTCCTTTGCCTCTTCACCCGCACTCTTCCCTTTCCCATAGTACTGAGGGTCTGGGATGTCTTTCTTAGTGAAGGTGAGTGGGAGACTGGTGCCTAAGGAACTGTGAATTCTTTGCAAGGAATGTGGGGCTCAGATGACGGGACATTACATGACAGCAGCAACTCTAGGCAAATAGGATGGAATTGTTAGCTTTGAGGGAGGGCTGGATAAGTCATCTTGATTTTATATGGGGAGGTAGGATAGGCTAGGGGTGAATTTAATTCTGTTAAAAGTCTTCCTTGGATGAATTGTTAAGTAGCCTGCGTTCTTTAAGTCAGTGTGGAAGAAACAGGCTGAGGAAAGGGGGGGATGGTATGAAAGGGGGATTATCTTGAAGTAGGAAATTCTTTTCGAATATAGTCCAGTCAGAGCCTATGAGGCTAGTATATAAAATGAAATATGTGCATCACTCCTATAAGCTACTCATATAGAATATAATACTGGATCATTGTTTGGCAATTATTAAAAATGAAGGTCCTTTCAGATGGTAATCTGCTATAgaaaagaagaacaagattcaagtccagtagcaccttaaagaccaacagtatttccagagtataaacttttgagaggcaaagctctgacgaagagagctttgactcccaGGAAATCTTGTTACTCTTTAGGGAGCTACTGGgttaaaaatgaaatattctAACTGTAAGAAACATTGAGGGGGTTTCCTTCAAAGATGTAACACTTAACCCTTTACGTATTGTcacctcacacacacaaacaaaacccAATATATCCTTTATGAAAATACTAATTTAACTTACCCAGGACTTTTCTGTTTCTAGGAAACCATGGGACATTTGGCCTTCCCTGGTTCCTGCCCCCCTGACATTCATTCTCTTTCTGTAGGAGTCAAGGTGCTCTTTCGTGTAGGGCTGTTGTTGGTCCGTTTGGCCCTGGGGACCTCTGAGAAACGGCATGGTTGTTCTGGACTAGTAGAGACCCTGGAGAAACTACGCAGTATCCCAGCTCTTCTCTTGCAAGAAGACTCATTCATGGCAGAGGTAGAATCCTGTGGGGTCCTCCACTGTGGGACTTCTCTCCAGTGCCGCCTCCTTGGCTGCCATCAGTTGCCTAGGTTGAAAACAGAAGCAGCCCCTTTCACTGAGGGTGGTGGTTCCCTCTCTTGCTTCTGCTTGCCTGTAATTCAGAGTAAGATCTTCCCTGGTGATTTAGTGGgtctgctagagttgccagctgatGGTACAAAATTTGCATGGCTaactcctgtgcctttaatagcaTTTTGATGCATAAAGAATAAAGAGGCAAGAATTTTCACAAGATAACATCTGCAAATGCAGCAGCTATGAAAAACATGGGCGCATTTGACAACTCTTGCAATGCTGATTGATTTCCAAGGTCCGGCTAAGCTTTGGTTAGGGCAAGCCCAGCCCTGATGGCCACTGACTGATTTTCCTGTAGCTCATGAGTTCAGTCTGCACTTGATTCTCTCCAGTGTTCTGAGTGAGATGGCATAGGATGGCTTCTTCCTCTCTGCTGCCATAGGAAAGAGAGGGTGCATTTGGCTTGCAGCTTCCTTTACGCTGGTTTCATGATTTAGCAGGGCGGGGGGggacacatttatttattcagatagttatgccccacttttctcccagtaGGGACTCAAATAGGCTTACTGGTTGCCCACCCATGACAGACAACCTCCTCTCCCCATGGTCCTTCAGGCCCCCCACTCACCTGATCAAACAATGGGAAACAAAATGGATGGGGAAAATAATGCCATGGACATTTCAATGTCATGGCACCTGTGATGCTCTATGAATGTCCCCAAAtttctatggtctttatcatagaTTGCAAGAATTCCTACAGAGTCACAGgtccagtgacatcatttctgggtgcccatccagaagtgatgttacagtgTAAGTAATGGTCCTCCTCCTCAGACTCCACCTTCAAACGTTCCACCTTCAAATTCCagccctctgctggcaaccctagaacatcATTAGAACATCGTTCtcttgtcttccattttatctttgcaacaataaccttgtgaggtaggatgGGCTGAGAGTCCAGCACCacttctccctttacgtcccagtCCTGCCTTGTTGCTAGCAGAGAGAGCCTGTGCCTGCGCAGCCAGATGCCCTTGCTGTCTGACTGGATGGTATGCCAGGCTGCAGCTGGGTGGGAAGAAGGCAGCATGCACACAGGAGTGTACCACATGCTCCTTCTTCTCATCAGCAGACTGCACAGCAACTGTCCTCACACTGTACATCACCCACTGCTGCCAAAGCAGCAGCAAGCATCTCACAGGTGTGACTGAGGTATGTGAGGCTGGCAATAAAGAAGATGTGAAGGGACATTgctgacttttgcccagggccccagaacaCTAATACCTCCCtttccagcactctaaccattatacaataCTAGCTAAAAGGTGGTTGAAGTTCTGAGCGACTGTCTCTTGTatgcagaggtcatttcgtagaaaaagagctggaggaactcattagcataactcattagcgtaaatcattagcatataccatgtcccttgccatcaccgaaagtgtgtcattagcataattgatctgcatatgccacaccccctgacatcacctatcctggctattttggacccaatcctggccattcagggccaaaattgggcccaaatggcaaaaaggggctgaaaattggctgaaaaggggcccaaaatgatcaagatcaggccactgctgagcaggagagcgatccaccacccgtcagaggcctgatccgggccatttcggccccaatccaggccaaaacgggcccaaaatggctgagagtcaggtgggaggggccacatgacatgtgacctctttggggaactacctgaACTgtattcctgtgcgttccccctcaaaatgagccctgctcatatgTCAATCAAACCAGGctccttggtggtggtggtggtggtggtggtgtgtgtagGGCTGTAATTACTAGACAAGTATTTACTTTATCCTTGTATAGTCTTCTGGGACTCACATGTGCTGAATCACAACAGGTGAAACTCCATAAATTCTTCCTGCTAGGAATTACTTTACCCACCATTTGAAGCTTCATACACCATACTTGTGGTTTTTCTCCTAGAACACAGTAGTCCTATCCCATAAGCAATTCTAGTTAAATGCAACAACAGTCACATGCACACTGGGCCCTGTGCACTAAACAATTGACAACTGGAGACTCTTCATTTATTAGATGGCATCAGACTTTAGTTTTTCACTAGCTGCAGCCCAACACGGCTTCCTCAATAATCGTCTTATATGACAAGTGTTTGCAAATGTACATGTTGCATTGCGTGAGGGCTGCCAATTttggaatgggaaattcctggagttttgtgggCGCAACCTGAGGAGAGTTCGGGAAAGGGAGGGATCTTAGCAGGGATGTAATACTATAGAATCCACttgtccaaagctgccattttctccaggggaattgatatctgtagtctggagataagttgtaattccaggagagctccaggctcCACCGAGAGGTTAGCAACCCCATTCTGTATTTCTTACTGTCTACAGTTACAGGCCTTAGGGGTCAAATTCCAAAGATACTCCTGCAGCTCTTCTCCTGTCTGGCAGGTCCATGATGTGCCCATTTCAGACCGTGACCTGGAACGTGAGTATCGCATCCAGCTGGCCAAACTGCGCACCACAAGGCCTGAATTCCAGTATGACCCAGAAAATCGACTATCTGGTGCAAAGGCTGTCTTTGATGCTCAACAGCTGGAGGATGTACAGATAGGCAAGGAGGCTCATGGAACCCACACTCAAGCCTTCCTCATCCCCCAGATCAAGGTAgaaccaccaccttcaccccccAAGGAGCAGAGGCAGCCAGAGAAGGCTTCTGATGAAGTACAAGGTCGAAAAAAACTGCAGGCCAGGAAGAAACCAGACACTCGGGGAAAGACCTTCCATTTTACCCAGAAGCCTACTGGCCGGACAAGAGAGGACAGGCCAGAGCCAGGAACTGCAAAGAGAAAGTCTTCCTTCTACCTGGATACATGGTTCTGAGAAGTGCAGAGCCTGGACTCTGTAAGAGGCattccattttgttgctgttttgccAACTACAGCTCATTGAGTCTGGCACTGCCTTGCAGTCAGTTTTAGGAAATAACGTGCTGGGGCTCAGTTCTGTACAGTTTGGAGACATTCCATTCATCTCTGCCATATGTGAAGTTGGAACTCTCTGTAAATACTTGGTGTGAGGGAAATGTACTCTGTTTCTGCTCAGGGGCACTTTCACCTATTTGTATGTTGCAGGCTTTAGTCTTGACATTGAAAAATAAGTGCCAGGGCTAGATTTTGAGAAGTTCCAGCGGTCAAACAGAAGCTGAGGGGTCATGATTTGCCTACTACCTGTCCTTATGCCACACCCTATGGAACCTGTACCTTGATCTCTCTGCCGAGTCTCTCTGTGGCTGCGTGCTTGAGTGGGGAGGGTTGTGTGGTCTTCAGCTCTGCACTGCTCTGTTTACTCTCTCCAGATCCTCCTTTTATGACCATAGGCTGGTTCTCTCCTTAGCTTAATGCCTGCCCATTCCTCTCCCTCCACATACTTGGTTTGGCCAAATACTCTCTTCGTCCATCAGTTTCTCTTGCCTCAGAGTCAGAGTCTACTGTAGGGGCTAGAATGCCCTGTCTCCCTCTGAAGATGTTGGTGTGCTGGTAAACAAAATGAGGTGGGGTGGCGCTGAGGGTTGTACTTGACCAGACAGgactggagcaagccaagccctaTCAGCACTGCCATATCTCAGGGTTTCACCTTGGAATTGGCTGGTGGCTGTggagggatggggggtggggacagaGATGGGCATAAGCCTTATCCTGCACTGCTGTCCCCAGAGGTGCTGACAGTGCTTCAGTTGCTGGGGCAGAGATCTGGCCCTGGTGGTCAAACAAAATGGTCTGATATGCCACTGGCTGTTGGCATATATGCCAGAAGTTGTCTTCTACAAATCCTGACTGAGGGAGCTTTTCAACCTTCTGGGAAGTGCCTCACTAACTGCTTAAAAACGTCCTTTCTCTCTGGGACACTGTCAGAAGAACCTGTTTTCCAATGGCAGCAGTGCATgttcttgaaaatcccagcaaggggcACGGGCAGGCAATGTTTGTGAGGAGTCAGTCCTCATCAGGAACCAAATAGCTGCCTCAGGAGGACTTGACTGACACTGGTGGGACCATTGATAGTGCAGGTGGGGGGAAATTCCTCCATGCCATTTTTGTGATCTCAGATCTCTTCCCGCACCCCAAGTTTATATTTGCTGTGTTGTAGAAAGATGGGACAAATATCAGCTCTGGGAGGAGGGGCACTTGAGGTTGGAAAAATGGCATGGAGGGAAAGAgtttacatccccccccccagaccacATTGTGGCCTCCTGAGCtatttataaagaaaaaatatactgAAGACCCAATCAAAGATTTTTCATCCCCTCTTTGGTCATCAGAGTAAACATATGTTCTAGTAATTTCTGTTGATTTATTTTGAAGTTGCACTGCACCCCGATGGTTCTCTTAATAAAGTGTCTTTGTATTACCAGAATTCTTTTTCCCTGAGCAACAAAATCCATAAACTGAAAGTAAATTGCAAGCATAATGCTTTTTGTAAATACAAAGAACACAAAGATGTTGCAGAAAGATTCAAAAACAAAGTCTCCAAACTGAAGTTTCTAACTTCATCATGCTTTGGTAATTTCCTTTTTGCTAGAGGACAATTTCCTTTCCTTAGATCAACTATGACAAGCCACCATGTACTCAGACCAAACATTAATTTCCCCCATAATGTTTGAGTAGGCTTTtagaagaggaggggaaataGCTGAATACTTAGGATATGTAAGAGCTGATTGGCTAAGATGGGATTGTGACACATGCAACTAGCAGACCAGCCTCAAGGATTGTTGCCAGTTGCGTGCATAGGCCATTCCAGTCTTGCCAAGACTCACATCTTTGAGCATTTTTCCACTGTTTCCCTacatgaaagaaaaggaaaaattaaCATCAGAACTGGCCCTCTGCCTGTGTACAAGAATCCTGAGAGGACAAATCCAGCTTCCCCTAGAAAGCCGAAActcgtttttttttaattcattgttAAGTAATGCTAACATTTCcctttgaggttttttttaaaatgctctcaGGGCAATTCTGTGGTCCAGCTGATATGGCACTTTTACACTACAGCTCATGTCAGTGGCACTAGTTGGGATCCTACACAGCACCAAACAACAACACCAAAAGTGTATTAACAGCTAGAGGAAAAAAAGAGACAGTATAGTGACAGCATGACCAAGCACTCCCATAGCCAGGGTTGCCAAGAGCCACCATGGGCCCCGGGACAAAAATTACATCTGCCCCTCCCATAAGACCCCACTCCAAAACAAgtataacaaaacaaatcacttggctttcTGTTTCTGTGAACAGAATAATAATTGCTCAGTAGGTAGGTAACATTAATGGAAAAGGAATaggattattttaaaataaattttgcttATGATTTGCACAGTGCAAATTGCAATGGGATTCAGTGCCAAACAAATAACAGGATTAAAAATAATCAGAAAGACTCCCTAGCCAAGGGACCTGGCCAGAACACTGATGTGCACTAACAATTAAATGTAGGTGAGGCACAAgttacctgggaataagccccattgaattaaGTGAGACATCAGCCTCTCTCAAGAAATACTGAACTGCAAAAATACTTTGAAAACATTTCTACTAACCTGCAACaaattaaaaaaccctaaaaaacaaacaacaaagtaAGGATGCTtaatggggaagggaaaagtcGGTTTTATTGTCCAGAGAGGAGGCAGGTGAGCCAAGTCCCCAGGTGGTGCTGTCTTCATGCACCTGCACTAACTTTAGAAATGGATTCTAGTTCCCTGATGTCGAAATCCAACTAGCTCCAACTCTCAGCTTCCATATCCTCCATCCTCCCATACCCTCCTCTCCTATTGCTGCCTCCTTAAATAGGAAAAAGGAAAGCAGGAGagcaggggctggggggggggggagctgagcaACTGAAGTTATCCTGGAAACAATTTCCAGAGTGGCCTGATCCATGCTTCTGATTAGTTGAAGGCACAGATCTTTGTCGAGCAATCTAAAGCAGGCATCCTTAGAAActtaagtcccattttattcaatgaggcttacccTTGGATTTGTTTCCCTTgcatatgaactttaaaaaatttATAATATTAGTGAATTGCAAGGTTATCATAGCGCCATAGCATGCATTTTAATGGGAATTAAAATGGCTTTTCTTCCTTACTAATAAACACTTTCCCCATGTGTAGCAATATCTGCAGGATGAGAATTCACgtcacacatctgatgaagtagaTTCTAAACATGAAAACTGTCTGTTAGTTTTTTATGGGGGCACAAGATTACTTTTTGGCGTTGTCACAACAGACTGACTAATAGCTACCGCTCTAGAATCTAACTTTTCTAATTACTCAGTTTGTGCCAAGATGTCACTAGGACAGCCTAAGAGTTTGTTTTTGGCAGAGGCTGAGttctggaagaaaaatacttctggGCATGCACAGAATGCCTTTCCCTCAACATTAAAACTCTGCAGTATCTGTTCTTCCCAAACACTTCAATAATACAGTAGCATAGTTAGACACAATAGAAGCAGTAGGATCGCTGAATAGTATTTTCAAACCCCACTGTAAAAATGAGGATAAGATTACTACATGCCCTGTATCTTTCATAAGAATAAAATGAGAATCTTGCTGGATCACACCAGAGGTTTCTCTAGTATTATTTCCCATGCtagccagccagatgcttctaaGAATCCTGCCAGCAGGGAATAAAGCCACCTCAAACAGTTGTCCCCCAAAACGGGCATACAAGAGTACACtgccctgaacatggaggttctatttggtCATCAATGATCATAGTTAACAAAAGTTATAGTCACATAGTTAAGCTAGAATATTGTTTGCTTTgacataggccgaatccacacatcctttttgtttccgcgccttttttgCAAGCAGcgtgctattcatgcagatactcacacgctttcccattccgcgtgttccccgccatcaccgtgcCACTATTACGCCTTCCCTCAAAACCACGTGATATTGGCGGAAATgcgttttctccccttttttttcacagtggataaaggtcggtataccggtaaaccaaccatagtgagcagcggtttgtgtgggaaaagaaacggtcaccagaGTCAAGATATCGGtgtaccggataattgaccctttaaaaaaaaaaacgtaaGTGAcgagcgccgtcaattctgacggcggaggatggaaccgcccactgtgacgctttactcagtggcgtgtggagaactgattgcgccataaaGACGCAATGGAAGAGTGAATGTGAAGGTGCACAGCATGatagcggaatgaacccgattgccacgactgcgcaagataagtggatggtgagtgagtgtggattcggccaaaaaCTGGAACTAAGACATTCACTATTTATATAATCACTAATACATATCTGGATGGCCCAATCTAGCCTGATCCAATCagctctcagaaactaagcaggattggcccaggttagtaattggatgggagaccaccaaagttgagggttgctacacagaggcaggtaatggcaaatcgCCTCTGAACATCGCGTGTCTTGAAAACTCTAAATGCTTGTTTTTCAGgggtttctcagggccaagctagaagtgacgaattacacttgaatggcaagtgaacagactcacgtattcctccctgttcacttgcgctccacttgcactccactcgatcggagtgcaagtggagcgcaagtgaacagggaggaatacatgtgagtttgttcacttgccattcaagtgtaattcatcacttctagcttggccctaattcagGCAGCAGAATGAAAGTGATGGTGATGAAGAGATGGAAGTAGCCCTTTTACTAAAACAACATTCAACATGCATTCACCCCAATCCACAGATTCTCATGAACAGTGGCAACAGTGGCAACAGTGCAGAAGAATTTCCCTGTCTATCCAGCCAATATTGGGTTCAGGGATAACAGGCTTTGGATAGCTGAATAAAGTTTTAAGAAGAAGGGCCACATTCAAAAAGTTTGGAAAACATTTATTTAAGAACATCCTCTGCTGTAGACAGTTGAGAGATCAAtatagtctttttaaaaagctgtagcCCTCAAACAGGGATGAGTAATGGCAGAGTTACAGATTCCCTTCTGAAAGTATTCTCTCACCTCCACATCCTGCCTAATAACGACAGCATATGGGTCTCTGGCACCATGAGTGATTCTCTCCCTAGAGAAATGTTAATGTTCTTGCCCTCAGTAACTGGTTTAGCTTCTTGTCAGATTAAGTGTAGCAAGGCGGCAGCACACCTGCAGGGATGTCCTCTCAGCTAATCCCATCCTGAGCCTGATCTGACACCCACACACCTTTCAGCTCCCAGACAGCATTTGTGCTCAAACAGGACGCCTGCAAATTATATAAGGCCTGGATGCCTCTGCCTATGGTAAAACAGGCCATGCGGAACGGCTGCAGGGTGCGTCATAGGCGTGCTCTAGTCCCATGCCACCACTATGGTCTGTGTGTAAACAAGAATCACGTGGCAGACTAGGCCCTAATTGTTCCAGTTTGGAATAAAAACCACACCCAAGCAcactgtggctgtttccacatggaaaCACAAAACAGCAGCACTCTGAGTATCAGTGAGTGGGGTGGAGGTGGATGGGCAGGTGATGGTGCCTGCATGACCCATCCCCATGCTACTCTCGGCTGTCTCTGCCTCCCATCCCTCCCACAAACACGGAATCATCAATGAGGAGGGattttgtggctcagtggtaggctATCTGCTTGGTAAGCAGAAGGTTCCATCTGGTTCAATTCCCCACatttccaggtaaaaggatcaggagGTATGTGATGCGAAAGACCTTCATCTGAGATCCTGAACAACCACTGCcattctgagtagacaatactgactatgAGGGACTGATGGCAGCTTCATGCGCTCATGGCCTGGCAGCCCCTCTTTCTTCCTTCACAGCAAAGCAATGGCTGCAGTTCAACTCTGAACAGGAAATGTATTACTGTATGTATTACTGGCAGGGTTGGGTGGTAGGGTCGCTGTAAttgtagattctttattgttacttgctatttgttatatgttcctattgttatatttaaaatttggaaaattaataaaaatatttttaaaaaacatatgtaAAGGTTGTAGTTCTTTTGCAGCAAAATGTCCAAGTACTTAATTCATGGACAAGAACTTTTCATGACCCTTCCGTCTAGTCCTCCTTTCTTATCATGTTGCTGCTTACTTCCAGCTCTGCAGTAATATTATCCCTTGTCAACACAGCTGCATTGTTTAAATGTGGACGATGCAGCTTCATAAAACATTAGTGCTTCCCCTGTCACTGAAATCATTATagtgagacagtttggtgtagttgttaagagcaacaggactctaatcttgagaactaggtttgattccccactcctccgcttgaagttagttgggtgaccttgggtcagtcacagctctttcagagctctctcagccccacccatctcacagagtgattgttgtgaggataatgacaacacactttgtaaaccgc from Eublepharis macularius isolate TG4126 chromosome 2, MPM_Emac_v1.0, whole genome shotgun sequence harbors:
- the TBC1D10C gene encoding carabin, which gives rise to MSHLSLSAELPSGSQDLAELPEASDFSLGRDDDASSLGSDSELNGMAPYRQIDRYGFIGGSGLKDSLGQLPVELIRHRETKWLEMTAHWEKTMARRYRKVKLLCRKGIPSSVRARCWPLLCGGQEKTKKNPQKYQELLEAPGDPQWVETITKDIHRQFPFHEMFLSPEGPGQQGLLQVLKAYTVYRPQEGYCQAQGPLAALLLMHMPPEPAFWCLVQICEHYLPGYYSPKMEALLLDSEVFVALLHRVCPRAYKHLQKHGVGPLLYVPEWFLCLFTRTLPFPIVLRVWDVFLSEGVKVLFRVGLLLVRLALGTSEKRHGCSGLVETLEKLRSIPALLLQEDSFMAEVHDVPISDRDLEREYRIQLAKLRTTRPEFQYDPENRLSGAKAVFDAQQLEDVQIGKEAHGTHTQAFLIPQIKVEPPPSPPKEQRQPEKASDEVQGRKKLQARKKPDTRGKTFHFTQKPTGRTREDRPEPGTAKRKSSFYLDTWF